taaattattaaatttttatttcatatttttaaacaatcattttcttataaaaattattccttaatattacatttataatttaatatacatatatagtacGAGTTGTTTTGTTTCCATACATATTTACGTATTATGAtctattaatatacatatacaatgagtggtataatatatatactacaaAGAAATGCAAaaacatatatgtgaaaattctAGCATCTAAAAAAGGAAAACTTAActttgtttggttttgtttgcttAGCAATCGAGGCATGTAAGAGGGAGTTACCAGAGATGGCGACATACAATCTGTACAGACGACCAGAGCGCTCGGAGCAGACAATCGGTGAATGTAGACATGTAGTCTTGGAGAAATTTGTAACTATTAAAGATTCATCGCCCtccaatgaagaagaagatgaagagttcGACTATGAACACGGAACTCATGATCCGGACAATGATTCTGAGGACAAGAACATGAAATCTGATTGGCTTAAGTCTGTTCAGCTCTGGAACCAGCCAGAACCTATTCTTCCCAAAGaggtaaaatatataagatatccATATTGAAACGCATACTAGCTAACTTATGACAacgctctaaatatttttattttgcgaTTTAGGAACGGTTGCAACCAAAGATGATTGAGACCATTGTGGAGATAGATGAAAGTATAGGAAAATATCCAATCGTTAACAGTGGTGAAGAAAGGAAGAGAGAGGCGGAGAAAGACGCAAGAAGAAAGCAAAGAAGGTGTTGGTCGTCGCAGTTGCATAGACGCTTCTTTCAACACCTAGGTGGAGCTCATGGTGAGTTTCAATattcatatatgattttttttttaaattgatttttggGGTTCATGGTATTCTAGTTAGTATATTAATTTTGGTTCCATTTGTCGTAGCTACGCCAAAACAAATCAGAGAATTAATGAATGTTGGTGGATTAACAAATGATGAAGTCAAAAGCCATTTACAAATCCTACTAAACACATGCAATTATTTTAGTAGGATTTGTAAATGGCTTTTGACTTCATCATTTGTTAATCCACCAACATTCATAACTCTCTGATTTGTTTTGGCGTAGCTACTACAAATCATTACGTcaagaaaaattaatttgtcTCTATTCTTCTCTAGTGTTTTGGTTCATTTTGATGAATTCAGTGTATAGAGTTTGCACGGTTGCACCGAaacaaatactatatatttactCAGGAAAAAATGCCATTTTTAATTTGGGTTTTTAACATCTTGTGCTTATATATATTCGTTCCGTCTTTCACACTTTTTTacttctatattttttatttcattaaagtAGAAAATATGGAACAATTTTCGGCTGCACTTTGGCTGATATTATTGTGCATTTTTCGGCTGCACTTTGGCTGATATTACATCTAGTATGAACGTGGCGGCAGAGTCAACGAGAACGAATCTTCTCACTAGCATCGACGAACTTTTTGCCGagcatatattatattaaagatGTACAGCCGGAAGCTGTCTTATCAtgtcttatttatatttttcagtcACATAACAACAAAAATGTCTTATCATGATAAACAATAGGGCCCGGGAGAGGACGAGTAGTATGCTCCAATCCGAGAAGCAACTtactataattattattattttatactatAATCAACATTGGGAACGATATTGTCAAAACAAATCTTATGCAGTTTGAATAGGACCCGGAAGAGGACGAATATGCTCGAATCGGAGCAGAATTTACTACaattacaataattttatactataaTCAACATTTGGGTGTTGacaataattttatactataattaataaattagattgATACTTTTTTAATAAGTCCTTTAATTATAGAACCTTCTAGAGAAGGTTTAAGGCTTTTTCCTGGTCTCAATCCAACATTCAAAAATCACAGACCTGAAACATTCTAGTGCAAGTAGAATAGAAATTCAAAAAGCAACAGATATCACGCATCGATCTCAAGAAAATGGGTAACTAAATCGGCATAAACGTATGCATACATACCCCCTCATCACAGACTTCTACACCGGCAGTCTCTTGAAACTGGTAGTAGAGACGTCGATTAGCATCATAAGCGTAATGAGTTAAGAGAACAACGTGTCCACCAGGCTCGAGACAATCCAATTCATACTTAGTGGGATAGTAGATATCCTGTTCAAAGTATGATTGATAAGTACAGTGGACATAaacatatattcatatatatatatatatatatagatataagaaGATTTTACCTTTCCTTCCAATTTAAGGTAAGATGGATAGACTACAATACGAGCAGCAACACAACCACCCCTCACATGTTTAACAAGCTGGGCATTCATGGCATCAGATCTCCTTTGACTAAAATTGCTGTATCGTTTTGGATAAATCGAATGAACACGAACTTTAGTAGGAATGAACTTCTGCagattctgcaaaaaaaaaaaaaaaaaggaaaacagcTGATGATGACAGAAAAAAATGCAAGAAAATGAATACACTTACAGAATCATCGATAGGAGCCTGATCAAGTCTTTCTGTGAGTGGACAGTCGCGGTCAAGAAGAGTCCCATTAACTTGTAGCACTTGAGCTAACACAGATAAGTCATGTTTGACGACGCCATGGTGGTTCGGAGAAGAAGATCAACGAAATTGAAACGAAAGGTCGGATTTTTAAAACTCCTTAAATGTGTGTGTCTGTCCTTGCTCGTTAATGGTTGTTCTTTACTTTGTTTGAAACTCTTAATATTGTGGAATAGCTTCTGGTTCGAGAGCACTTTTCTCTTGCGTGAAGATCTTTAGTTGAGTATCGGTCACCTTATTTAACTTCACTCTTCTCATCTCATATGAcattaggtgagttccatctgCGAGATTTGGAAGCAGCTTGACATGCGATTTTTGTGTGCTCTTGTAAAAATTTATCCCTGAGATAGATGAGATTTTCTTGGAAAGAGTATACTTGTTTTCTCTCAGTAGATGCGACTCAATCACCGTGGCTAATTCTGCATGCTGGTAAAGATTGTGGTTCTTTGCTTGTAGATTTGTCAAATTCCTGTGGTTGTTGTAACTGACCCGTATGGTTAGACTGGTTTTTCTGTTGTCCGGGCTTGGAGAATCGAGATGGTTGGGAAAGAGGCGATTCTTGGTTTATCCTATGTGTAAGGGAAGAGGGTGAGGGGGCGATCAAGAAGTTAGAGCTTCCAGTGTTTCCTAGCGATCATTTCGCTCTGCTTTTAACTCTCTGCCCAAATGAGATTAAAACAATcagagtttttttctttcattgtttTGAACTGAGCGTCTTATGGCCAACGCCAACACTTGTAATGAAGATTATGAAACTAATCAGAGTTTCGACGATCACTAAACACATGAGATATGTTTTAATATTGCAGGGTCTGGTTTCAGACAGTTACTAAGTTATTCACTGaatcttaattttgaatttttaatgtACAAAGCATGTTCTAACAATAAGCTCAGATTAATTGTTTGTGTCAACAATGAAGAGTTTGAAGCTTCGAAGATGAGAAAATGATGGTTGAAGCCACTTCTTGCCGTATTACCAACGTCAAGAACCTGGTTATTctatatgtttatattcaaagTATGGAAACACGAGAACGATAAGATCCAAGCTCCAATAACTGTGATTCACAGACTACAAGAAGATTAGCTACCTCTCACGAGATATCGTCCTGTCATTCTCTCAGATGCTTTATAATTGCATAAAGGAAGAAGATTAAACGGCCCTTCTATTTATATGTATCTATAACCGAAAATCCTCTTACCAGGTCAGAGTCTTTGCATCACTTTGACCTATCATTACCCCTTCCACAAATTCAGCTGGAAAGTAGGAACTGATGTTGCAATAGCTATGACAACATTCTTTTTTACAAGAAATGTGAGTCATGCTATTTGTCAGTTAGAAATTTCTAGATAAAAAACAGAGCTTTTCTTTGAGAAAAGGAAAAACAGAGCTCGTCAGTTAGAAAGTTTTGATAAAAAACAGATCTTTGAATTTGATGCCTAGGTGATCTGGGACGAGCAAGGCTCGAGCTAAGCATTGTCCATGACCTCATCAGTAAAGAACCTACAACATTGAAAGGCAGTTGAGAGCTGCAGTCCTCAGATGTGAGTAAAAGTCGAGACCAGATATGCATATGAACATTTGTGTATGTTGTTTCGTAAGAGTTAGCCGGTTACGAGCAGTAATGAACCATAGTCCTCAAATGAGAGTAAAAGTTTTGAGGGTATTACTTAAGCTTTGGTTCTTCATTTGATTGTCTCTGACTTTCCTATTGCGTTTGGTATAGTCTTACAGTGTTTTGGTATTAAAATGTGCAGGCGTAAGTAGGAATGTCAAAGACTTAGTGGAGAATGGAGAAGATAAGCTTTgtaagatcttttttttttcagtttctctcaaaaaatgaaaagaaactgATCACTGAACTGAAAGTGGATTGTCTTCTGACTTTTAAGCAGTGCGGACATCAATGTGTCAAGCAGTGCCGGGCCTCTGGGGATAGGTGGAAATATTGGTATGAGGACCACAAATTTGTGGGGTCTTTAAGAAAAATGTTTCTTTTATTGAAAGGATATTAATACATTAGAATAAAAATTTCTATTAGAAAAACAAACATATTATTTAAtgcaacatataaatatataaaatatattttcaattggTTCTTTTAATTAATGAGATACTTATTTAGAATTTACCAACGGACATGCTTTTAGATCTGTGAAatattatatcaattaattattcgtttatattatatattatagtatGTAACTTTAATTAGGGCAGCTTCATCCATAGCATCTCATAGAATAACCGGCGAGtattttaagaatataaaattgaaaaaccaATAAAAACAAGAGAAATAATTTGATAAGGTTTATAAGAGAGATATTTTCTCAAACTTTTGAGAAACATTCATCCACATGGTTTTTTCATTGGACAATTgcttttactaaataaaaatattgacttttaaattttcaaaagaaaaataatgaaattaggAGAGAGAAGGGAAACAATCATCTATTGCGATATATTCAGTTTATACCGTGCAAAAACATACATAGATTTTCGAAAAATTTAAATGACatacattttgtttatttttctggCGAATCATATGCCAGTCGCCAGATCGGCTGCCACATTAGCTAATTTTACTAACGTGAATTCTCTATTGGTTAATTTTGCTAACgaaaatgacatatgtataatgtattttaaagaataaaaaatagttttttttcgttaaaatgatttaagatttaaaggtttataattttatattactattaaaattaaaaataattaaataataatttttaatcttaTATAAGAGATATATTAATTAAAGTGTTTCGACCTTATATTCCTATAACAATACCGTTTTTATAAGAGTTGTATATGTGTTGTAATGATTCAAATTCAATACTAGTGTTGCATTTGTGTTACTCTCGATTAATTTAGTTATGTTTTTACATTTAAAGAATTTACGTTAACATATCATAAATTATTAATCTCATTGCACAAAATTATTCGCATGATTACACAACATAtctaagaaaattatatataaacacataACCAAGATTAACACAAGAGTAATTGATAGGATAGAAAAATTATAAGGAAtgataagattaaaattttattatttaattaagtttcgttaatattactaaataataaaatttctaagatgtcaaaaatataaatgtttacattttctaaaacaagatattaatttttatttttaataaagttattGTACAAGTGCCATACTAGTTAGTAAAATTAGTTTACGTAGCACGTACATTAGCAAAATTAAATGATGTGGTAGTTGATGTgtgattttgtgaagaaaatTAACAAATGTGTTTTATCTGCattttttatatggtttatgaCCGATTGAGTTGCTCTAAGAAATGCTTAGTTGGTTAGGCTAGCTTTGAAAAAAGATGCCAATAGGGATAACTAAATAAGGGGatcatcattaattatttatcttgtgAAGTTGTGAAAGGCAAAAAccctttttcataaaaaaaaagggggtTGTGAATGGCAAGAAACTActccaaagaaagaaaaaaaaaaaaaactactccaAGGAAACATTGTTTGAAGCAACGCCTCCTGCTCGAGAAGGTGAAATATCTTGAAGATTTCTCGAGCACCAATACATGACAGCCTGCTAAGTGCTGACTTGAGCGCAAAACAGTCCTTCAATGATCACTCTCCCCTTCTTTCGAAATGTTTATGCTTCGGAAGAGGATTATTAGTCAATGGGCCTAATCCAGGCTTTAAACTAAATTTAAGACCCAACGAGAAGGATTATAGTTTCTTCTTCGTAGGATTAGATCTTTTGTAACGTAGGGTCTGGAATCGAAGGGTAGTGATGCAGAGATTCGAAAAAGCAGGTTCGTTTGTATCTGTAATTAGATAGATAGATCATGTGTCGTGGTGATTAATTAATATCTTTTGCAACAGCATCAGGAGAATTTCCGTTGAGGGATACGACACCTCCCTTCGTATGGAGGATGTCGATGATGCTTTGAGAGAACACTTGGCTTCATGTGGAAAAATAATTCATGTTTCTATTCCCAGAAACTATGAAGAGACTATTCTCTGCAGGTTCGAGGCTTCTTCCTCTAGCTCTTTCCCTCAAATTAACAGCTTCTTACTATATAATtaacttgttttcttttgttttacagATATGCCTTCGTTTATGTTAATGAAGAAGATGTAGAAAAGGCGCTGAGGCTTGATGGAAATGACATGGGATGACAGATTTTACAAATTAAGTCTTACCCGTTTCACGAAAATCACCTTGAGAATGACTTGGCTCCTATGAAAGACGTCAAAGTCTATTGGCCACAACAGACGTAAATTACTCTTTCCTTtctgattatttatttattatttgggAATTGTGTCTGTGTCACgttgataatatatatgatactccTGCAATATTAGGTTGAAGGTTACGGGTTATGACACTTCCCTTCCTGTCGAGGATATCGAGATAGAGCTAGAGAAATATTTCTCTTCACATGGTTCTTTTGTTTACCAAGATGAAACCGCTTCTGGTGCTATCAAAACGTTTGTGTCTTCTTCCTCGcagtagtatatatttttttttaatttatccaTTGCTAACTAGTGACTTATTTTTGAGTTGACAGCAAAGCTTACATTTATGTCCGAGGTCCAGATGCTGTAGACAAGGCTCTGGAACTTAGTGGTCGTTCTGTGGAAGGCTTGAATTTTGTAGTTACTAAAGTTTATCCACTTCCAGAAAATCCACTCCACCCATGTCTGGCTTCATTCACCCAAGTACGTAAATTTGattctttattctttttttttttaacctttcATTGATTCGTCTGTCTGTTTGTTTTAGGTAACCTAACTCGCTTCACTAGGGAGCAGATAGAAGATCCAAATCTATATTTCATTACTGAGGGACAGCAGAAGAAGAGTGATACATCGGAGggaaatcagaagaagaagaagaagaagaagagcaagaccAGGGAGGGaattcagaagaagaagaagagtgagacTAGGGAGGGAAAGCAGAAGAAGGGAGTAGAAGTCTCTCTCTGAGGAGAAGACGTGCTTATGATATTAACTTCTGTGCAAtgtgttgtccaaaaaaaaaaaaaaaaacttgtgtgcTATGCAaaccttcttttcttttgtctggATATTGAATGTGTTATGTTGTTTTAGTGTTTGATGTTTAGCAACTAAAGACATATCAAAATCTACATTCCAGAAATGTGTTCACGGCTATTCCTATAATGGATCCAAATCCAATCTTAACCAGAAGCTTCTTCAGTAGTGTCGAAGTCCATCAAGCTCTATCAACCTCTGTAATTCCTCTTTTCTACTATGCTTCTCTCCTCAAGATTATAGCCCATCATCGGTCTCAATCTAGGAAACATCTGCTTCTTTCTTTTAAGCCAGTATCTCTCAAAGCCTAGCAGCATCATTATGTCTCCCGAGAATGATCTCCATATATCTTTGAGATCATCACAAAATTAGCCGGGTGTCTTGGTTCAAGCTTTGACCAACTTGATATGCCATTTTTTCTCTCCAGCATTTTCTCCAAAACTCTTTCACAAGCTTCAGTGTCTCCACTATTTGCCTATCCTTCTAAAACGTGGCATCATATTCCCCATTTGAATATAGACGAATACCGTAGTGTTCCATAACACAGCGTCTCTCTCAGTGGACAGATTTTAAAACCCCACCCAAAGCCGAGCCGACACCAAGTCCTTGTTAAGTATATACACATTAAGTCCAAGTACAACTTTTTTTCTAACCACCTCAGAGAACACTTTATATCCGATAAATTTGCTTCAACTTGAGATCATATGTTTGATCCTTCTCTCTTTTTGATCTCTACTTTTGAATCTTCTACAAAATACACGATTTAGTTTCGTAACATCTTAATATTTCATTCTTGTTCACGCAAACTATATGTTAGTATCCTTAGCAGTTTGTAAAAAATGGACAAAATTAACATACCCACCTCTAGAACTCAGGTTGTTAACACACCCCCAACATTTTTACTACTAAGCTAAATGAATTTTGGGAAAAGTTTggtcaaaatttatatatatatatttctgaaaGCCGGAATCCCTTGCTTCTGTAAATTTAACATACCCCCAACATTTTTACCACTTAGTATTATCGTATGTATATTTgcagttttttttgtcaacactgAAGTAAATGGTTACATACGTTGAAAACAATAAACTTATCCAAATGAAATATACAAGGATTTGAAACTATATAAGAAAAACTCATTCCAACTATGGGCTGGCTTTTAAAAGCCATCAGTTATTAACCGATTATTAATATAAACTGAGTATTCACTATTCAGGTTTGGGCTTGTTTAAATAGGCCGTTTTAGTATGAATAATTCGACTAATGCATTATTCGACTAATTCATTATTAACAACTGTTTGGGTCTAGACAAATTATCTATTTATAAATCTGAAAGTTTGGTAAGataattttttaagtttacTATTCAGGTTTGGGCTTATTTAAATCCCAAAATAAAAGTCTTGTCCTTATCCTGAAATAGAATGCGTAGACATATATATAACCAGCAAAACATATAAGAGTAACAGAAGTACTGTAACAATGCCACCACCTCTTTTCTTTCTTACATCTACAAATGACTTGAACCAGAGAGCGGTTTGCTTTGTGAGCAGGTAGTGAAGATACaaacttagtaaataaaatgtaGTAGTAGACATTAAAGATTATGGTCCTTAATGTCTACTACTATATTTTCTTCTTAGCTCTAGCGATTAAGCAAGCGTCAGCTACCAGAAACGACATCCTGTAATTGTGGATATACAACGTTGTGTTTATATAGTGATACATTAAGAAGAAGATCCGATagtttgttttacaaaaaaaagaagaagatccgTTTGTTCTGAGTCTTTAACTAAACTTTTAACATTATCAAATGGCAAAGAAAACAGCAGAGCATCCCAAAAGGTGGTGATGACATGATTGTTTGGAATAAAGGTGGTGATGAAATAGATGATAGACCAAGCACGGTCACTTCCAGGGGATAAAGGTCTTCCTAAGCACATGCATTTGGTCACGCTCATAAGCAATGATTCTCTTgagaggagaaaaaaaaaagaaatctcaaACTCCATAGCCAGTTGCTACATCAGAGCTATAAACACAGTAAGTTGAGTTTTTACTGGGTCTTGAATAGTAGAGACGCAAGATTCGTCCCGTTACGGGTCgattttatatattctttacTCTCTCAAGATAGTGATTATATTGCCATATAAATGTATTCATCGTTTTCTCTAAAATTGTCCAAAAGCAGCATGATCAAGAGGCTAAGCAATATGGATTACAACCAGAAACGGGAGAGATGTGGCCAATACATGGAAGCTCTTGAAGAAGAACGTCTCAAGATTCATGTCTTCCAACGTGAACTCCCTCTTTGCTTAGATCTTGTAAACCAAGGTACCTATGCATATATACCAAAATTACAGTACTATACCAACAAAATTACAATACTACTAATACTATACCAACAAAATTAACAAATACACAATGGATAATATACAAACATTTGCATACATAGTTGAAACTTCTTTAATAATAGTAAAATcataattctttttatatttaaattgcagaggtacataaataaaaaccaaaccCGTCAGGATCATAATAATATCATCAACTAAAAGTTATTAGACTATTTTAAAAGGGTATATTGGTTAGATCTGATTAAgcaaaaaagttaaaacacaCTTACGAGaactatacaattttatatcaatcatcctgtcttctttattttaatttttgttacagTCATCATCCCTAAGTTCTAATACAAACTCC
The window above is part of the Brassica napus cultivar Da-Ae chromosome C8, Da-Ae, whole genome shotgun sequence genome. Proteins encoded here:
- the LOC106377870 gene encoding transcription factor HRS1-like; this encodes MATYNLYRRPERSEQTIGECRHVVLEKFVTIKDSSPSNEEEDEEFDYEHGTHDPDNDSEDKNMKSDWLKSVQLWNQPEPILPKEERLQPKMIETIVEIDESIGKYPIVNSGEERKREAEKDARRKQRSV